The window CCTCAATATCCCAATGATGCTCTGAAATATAACTACAAATGGTTTCTCAAAAGCCTGATGAAGGATTGCTATGATATATATGACAGCAATGCAAATAATGCTGAACTTGAAAAGTGGCTTTCCGATTTGAGGATTAATGTAAAACACGGTGAAGATTTAAGTGAAGAGGATTTAAGAAAGCTTTTAGACTATACTTACCAATGCAGTAACGGCAATCTTCTGTTTAAGAGAATACAGGAGAGGCTTAACAACAGTTTTTCCCAGTTAATTATAATGCCTGCAATATGCGAATTATTCAAAATATTCTGTGCACTACACAGTACCTTGAAAACCCTTGGGAGTATCAGAGTTACAAAATCAAAGCTGAGACTTGTAAATTATTATCTTGGTACCGTAAGACTTAAAAACGAGCTTATAGGCTGTGATAGTGAAGAAGCAGCCAATAGTATTAAAAGGGACTTGAACTCAATATCAGATGAACTGTCAGGGTACGAAAGTAAGGATATACCTGAGGAGGAGAGAAAAAGAATTGAAAAAGTCAAGTCTGAGGTTTTGTCCTTAAAGGGGGAAATAGAAATATCACCCGGGAGAATAGGTGAAAAAAAGCAGGAATTTCAGGAAAATCTTCAGGAAATAACAAGGAAGATTAACGAGGGAAAAGGAACATATGATGCAGAACAGTTTGTTAATGACCATGAAGAAATATTTGGAAGCATTGAGGATTTTTCAAATATGTTTGACTCAGTTGCACACCTCACGGATGAGCTAAGGTTGGGAATAATAGAAATTATAGGGGATTCAATTATAAATAATGATACATACGACGAAGTAATGGAAAAAATGGATTTTCTTCCTGTTGAAGTGTCCTCCCGACTTGCAAGGGCATATGATTATGTCAGCAGAATTATGCTTGGCGGACTGAGGGACAAGGAGGTAGCTAACAATCACTTTGTTATAAAATCCGTAAATAAAACCGAAGAAATTCAGAAGTATATGGAGCGTTATGATTTTTTAGACGTGGCAATGAACAGGGCGCTTTCTGCAAGAGCGGGGCTGCTTCTCCAATCGTATTCAAATGAGTTGGTGCTTCCTCTAAGAAATATGATTCAGGGACATATAGACGAAATCGCAGAAATATGCCGAAGAAAGCTGGGGATTATCGACCTTGAATTAACTGAAACAATTGAGAATATTCTTCAAGCTGTGGATATTAACGAACTGTCTTTGCCAGACGGAGTTTTTGAGTTTGCTTCAAAACCTCCCGAGGAAGATATCAGTATAGGTAAAAAAACAGAATGGAAGACACGGGTAAAGCAAGGTTCATTTTGTGGAAGCGACACCACGGAAACCTATTTGGATTTTGTCGACGTAATGGGGAATGCATATTATTTTCCTAATGGTGTAGCCTTGAAACAAAAATGGGACTATGGCTTAACCAATGCTAAAGAATTGTTCTGGAAGTATATGTTTGAATGGATGGCTCAACAGCTGAACAGTTACTCTGATGCATTTTCAGTTTCAATAAATACTCTTATAACTACAGTAAACGCAACGATAAAATCGAAAATAACCATGAGTGAGCAAAAGCATGAAGAGGAAGTGGGCAGGTGGAATAAAATTTTACTTCAGGCCAATAATGCAGCTGCGGTATCAAATGGTATTAAGGACGTTGCTGTTGACGGGAACGGAGTTTGAGATGAAAGTAGGCGATAATATTAAAGCTTGGAAAAAAGATTTTGAGACAAAATGGGATTCTTGTGAAAAACAAAAAGACCCGTTAAAATGTGCCGTAAAAATATTATCAAGTATTATTCTCTCTGAAACCGCAACAGATAAGGACAATGGAAAAGTAATAGATGCATGCACAGATTACTTCTCTGAATCGTTTGAGCCTTTATATATAAATGAAAACAAGAAAAAAGGAGGATTAAGAATGAAGGGTCTTTTTATAGCAGGTCTGGCGATAGTAGGTATATCCATGATTTTTATTTACCAAAGAAAATATAACAATGACCAGAAGAAAAATCCCCCGGAAATAGAAAGAAATGAAAAAATAGAGAAAGTTGATAATGTTTATAAACCATCCCATACACCGAATCAAAATGTATTGATACTGGTACTTAGAGCAGGTAATGAAAGTTGTTTGAATACCTTGAAAGAGAACATGCGGCTTTCAGCTGAAGTTTATGATGAGCTGTACAAGGCAACCAGATACTTATGGGTAGGAAATGCTAATCAATTTAATAACTCAAAGATAATAAATTGGTTTGACGAAAGTAACAACCAGACACAAGCAAGTAGTTTGGATGTATATCTGATTAAATTAGCATTAGAAAAAAACTACAGTGGTTTGTTGCAGTCGGCAGACGGACAGGCCAGATTGAGTGCATTTAAACAGCTGTGTCAGGATGGAGCAAAGATTGAGGAGTTTTCTCCAAGAGTTTCAAATGCTGCCTATGGTACTACCGAGGTATATGAAAAATAGGGACTTGGTGGAGGGTGTATTATTTTATGCTTACATCCTCCATACTCTCATTTTTTTCAAAAAATACAGAGCTATGATTTGTGCACAGCCTATAAACAGCAAAAAATAGTTAAGGCTTCGGTCATATTTTACAAACCACAGCAAACCTATGAGTATCAGCAGACTTACTACTCTGCCCATATTTAGAATAATCTCTTTATTGATAATATATTCAAGCCGCAAATCCTCCTGATGCTGAAGACTTATAATGTTGAAGCCGGCAGAAGAAAAAGGAACCATAAAAAAGGGCAGAAATGCAGAGTCCATTATTATAAATAACAGCAGAGTTCCGTAACTGATATTGACAACCAATCCCCATACTGCCAAAAACATTAAACCGGCCCCTGCCAGCATTGACTTTAACCTTGATTTTGGCTTAACCAGCTTTTGCTCAATCACAAAAGCTACCGATGAAATAAGTGAGCCAATAAGTGAAAAAGTACCCACAGACCATTCACTGCCTGTAGTTTTAAAAACCAGTACAAATATTAGGAAACCTATAATAACATCTCTAAAGCCCCACGTGAACAGGCCCTTTCTTAAAAAGCTCCAATCGTGAGAGTTTGTACCGATTATCTTTTTAAAGTCCATCTTCCTTCCGTAATATTCTGCTTTTAATAAAAAGGATACCAATATCAGTACTACGAATAGCAGTAATGAGATAGAAAAGACAATAGTGTAGCCCATTCCCAGGACATTTTTATTAATTATATAGGCAGAAGATATTGGTGCAACAGCACCGCAGATTCCTGCAATAGAACCATTGTAACCATTAAAGGTATCCCTGTTTTCAGTTGATGTAAAATCAAAACTCAGAACATGAAATGCAAGCCAATAAAAACCTGCGGCTACCCCGAATAATATTCCAAATATCAGTACAAAATTTGAAATTTTGTCTTGAAATAGAAGAATAAGCCCGAATAAGATAATGAAAAAAAGTATTCCCAACCTTAGTGACCAGATACCATTTTTTCTTTTGGAAAGCCATCCGGCAAAAATGAAGGTGATGGGGAGGAACATATACTGCATGAGATTATATTCTGCTAAAACTATAAAGTTTTTTGATTCTTTCCACAATAAGATATTAAGAAAAACATTTGAAATGCCCATTGCAAGTGTGAAAAGGGCACTTACGGTTAACAACAGCTTAGCCTTTTTCGACATTCAAAACCTCCCAATCAGTATTTTGAATGTTTTTATTTTATACAAATAAATTAATATAATACCGTATATTTGTATAAAAAGAAAAACGGTAATAATCTCTTAATGAGTCATTACCGTTTTTGTATGTATTAACATTTAAATAAATTTATTGAAATCTTACACGATGTTTTACTTGGAAATTATGGTCATTGGAACACAAATAAACAATACCTTCGATAAAAGCAATAAAACTTGGAATAAAGGTCCAGCAGAACAACATATAAAGTATACCTTTACCTATTTTGCCCATGTAAAACTTGTGAATTCCAAGTCCACCTAAAAATATTGCCAAAAGTCCGGCAACAATTTTGTTTTTTATTGGCCAGGAAGGATCTATGCCATTATTTATATTCTGCTGCTGAGCATATTGCTGTTGTGCAACACGCTGTTGGTATAGCAGTGCCTCGGCTGCTTGGGGGTCAAACTCCTGCTGTTTAGGAACAGGTCTCTGAGCAGCTGATGGAGCAGAATTTTGTACGGTCAAAGCTTCACCGCAATATTTACATTCTCTATCACTAAGAGCAGTTGGTGCCCCGCATTGAGGACATTCATTTTGAGCCATTTTTATACCATCCTATCTTATTTATTTAATTATACTTTTAAAAAAAATGATATATTACAAAAATTTGATCACACTAATCACAGTTTTTTACCGCATTGTGGGCAAAATTTAGTGCCTATTGGGATTTCTGTACCGCATTCACAGATCCTGCTTCCCATAGGAGTTCCACATTCAGGACAGAATTTGGGATTGCCGGTTACTAATGCTCCACAGGAAATACATTTCTTCTTTGGAGTTTCCAACGGCTTTCCACATTCACAGCAAAATTTTGATTTTGCTGAATTTTCAGCACTACAGGAGGGACATGCTAAGGTTGCAGCATCTGTGGCTGCTTTTGTATTAATGGTGTTATGCATGTCGGAACCCAGAGATGCACCTATTCCAAAACCAACACCTCCTGAAGCAAACACACCTGCTACACCTGAATTATTGCCGGCAGCTTGGTCATATACATCAAAAGAACGTTTTGTTACATAACGGTTGTCTCCCATAATTTCGAATTCAGCCTTGCTTTTTAGAATCTTGTTAATTTCTTCAAAGTCTTCATCGGGGAAATTAATGGATTTTATAATTAAGTTGATTGCAATTAATCCATATTTGGAAAATTCAGGAGAAATCATTTCAAGGGTGTAATTTGCAATATCATCCAGTCTGGCAGTAATCTCCAATGCAGATATTTTTTGATTTACAATTACATTGGCGATTATGCTTTTTATCTTCTGAATCAAGATTCCTTTGAAGAAATCTATGACATTGTCAAATTTAATAAAGTCCGCCGGATTCATTACTCCAATCAGTTCACGAAAAAAGGTTTCATAGTTATCAAGTTTTAAGCCCATCTGGCCAAAAGCACGAACTCTGAGTCTGGTATAATATTTTGGGTCAATTATTTGTACCGGATCAGATGTTCCCCAGTTGATATCTAGTTTCGTAGTAGTGTTGATATAGAAAATTTCTGCACTGAAAGGGGTTTTTCCTCCAAAAGGCAGATTAACAAAGGCTTTAAGTATTGGAAGATTTTTAGCATCAAGAGTATAAGTTCCAGGAGAAAATAAATCACAAATCTCTCCGCCTTTAACAAAAACTGCAATTTGTCCTTCACCTACAATAAGCTGTGTTCCATATACAAGATCTTCGGCCGGATGTTTATAAACAATCCAATCACGGGATCTAAGCCCGTCAAATTTTACTCTATCAATGATAGCCATTTTGGACATCACCTCACAAAATATTAGTCTTAATTATAGCATAATATACCATACAAATCAAACCCTTGAGGCTGTTAATCTGCAGGGTATACTTCAAATTCATTCTTGTCAAAATCAAGTATGTTTTATTGTTTCATTTTTGATAATTCTCTTGATAAAGCACTTCGGTTTACACACAAAAAGTCTGCAAGTTCGTCACGTGAAAAAGGAATCCTGAATCTGTTTTTCCCTGTTCTCTGCACCTGCATATAGAAATAGGCCATGAGCTTTTCACGGGTCGACCTCTGAGAGAGAATCTCTATTTTGCTATTTAGAAAAATATTTTTTTGTGCAATAAGTGAAAGCATGTTTTCAATAAGCTTGGTGTGAAAGCTGCAGGAGGAGGAACAGGTGGTAACAATCCTGCTAAAGCCGATATACATTACGGTGCAACCGGTAGTAGTGAGAACTGTTACCGGGCTTTTCGCTAACTTTGCACATGAAAAAGCCTCTCCGAACATGTCTGCCGTACCGATTTCATATACTATATTTCTGTTGCCCATTATATCTTCTTTAACAATCTGGGCAGAACCGGATAAAATTATACCTACAGAGGATACCTTATCTCCTGCCAACAGCAGTATATCATTTTTAGTATAAACCTGTTCATAGGATTCAAGGCATTTTAACATATGAAGAATACTTTCATCGCTTATATTTTGAAAAATTGCAACTTGTTAATGGAGTTGCAGCACAGGATAACTACGATATGGAAAATCTCTGGAATGCACACGAGGACATCCGTTCACTGAAATCCCTTATTTTATTCGGAATCAGAGGAATGGCTGCTTATGCCTACCATGCATTGGTTCTGGGATATTCCGATGATGAGGTTAACGCATTCTTCTACAAGGCACTAAGAGCTGTAGGCAGCGACATGGCTATTGACGAACTGCTCTCAATTGTTATGGAAACAGGAGAAGTTAATTTAAAGTGTATGGCACTTCTTGATAAGGCAAATACAGAAACCTATGGAACTCCTGTACCGACTTCCGTACCAATGACTGTTGAAAAAGGTCCATTTATTGTAATTTCAGGTCACGATCTTTATGATTTATATCTTCTTCTGGAACAAACAAAGGATAAGGGAATAAACATTTACACTCATGGTGAAATGCTTCCTGCACATGCATATCCTAAGCTTAAGGCATACCCTCATTTAAAGGGCAACTTCGGTACAGCTTGGCAGAATCAACAGAAGGAATTTGACAATCTTCCGGCTCCCGTACTGTTTACAACAAACTGTCTTATGCCTGTAAAACCAAGCTATAGTGACAGAGTATTTACAACTGAAGTAGTTGCATATCCAGAAATGGTTCATATAGGAGACGAAAAGAACTTTACTCCTGTAATAAACAAGGCGCTTGAACTTGGAGGATATAAGGAAGATACAAGATTCACAGGCATCAACGGCGGGGATACATTAACCACCGGTTTTGCCAGAGGAACAGTTCTGTCAGTAGTAGATAAGGTAATTGATGCCGTTAAGGCAGGAGCAATAAAACACTTCTTCTTGGTAGGAGGATGTGACGGTGCAAAGGTTGGAAGAAATTACTACACAGAATTTGTTAATAAAACTCCAAAGGATACCGTAATACTGACACTTGCTTGCGGAAAATACCGTTTCAATGACCTTGATATCGGTGAAATAGGCGGACTTCCAAGAATTATGGATATGGGACAATGTAATGATGCCTACAGTGCAATACAGGTGGCAGCTGCTTTGTCAAACGCTTTTGAGTGTGAAATCAATGAGTTACCTCTCTCAATGGTGCTTTCCTGGTACGAACAGAAGGCTGTCTGCATACTGCTGACTCTGCTTTCCCTGGGAATTAAGAACATTTACCTTGGGCCTACACTGCCTGCATTTGTTTCACAAAATGTACTAAATATATTAGTAGAAAAATTCAACATCAGCCCGATTTCTACTCCTGATGAGGACTTGAAAAAAATTCTCGGATAAGCTTAAAGTAAATTTTCCCGGCCTTCCTGTAGGCTTAGTGCTATTAGCTGGCCGGGATTCTCCCAATATATATAATTCTGAGGTTCAATCATTTGTGCGCTTCCAAAAGCTCATAGATGATTGGACTTTTTCTTGCTGTTTGTTTTACATATCCCACTAATTTATGTATAATTTTTGTATATACTAATGAAACTAAAATATATAAAAATTAAAAGGATGCTTGTATGAGAAAATCGAAATTCATATCTGAATTTAAAGAGTTTATATCAAGAGGAAATGTAGTGGATTTGGCTGTGGGTGTCATAATTGGTTCTGCTTTTACAGCCATAGTTAATTCCCTTGTGAATCAAATTATTATGCCTGTTATCGGATATATAATAGGGGGCATAAACTTTTCTGACTTTAAATGGACTTTAGAAGAGGCAAAGGGAGATGCACCTGAAGTAGCCGTATATTTCGGCTCGTTTATTCAGCAGATAGTTAATTTTCTCATAATTGCTTTTGTAGTTTTTATGATGGTAAAGCTTATAAATGTGCTGAAACGTAAAAAGGAAGAAGCAGTAGAAGAAATAAAGGAAGAAAAAGCTTCAAAGGAAGAAATATTGCTTACGGAAATAAGGGATTTACTTAAAAAACAATTGTAGATTTATTTCATACACATAATGAAGATTTTGTTATACTAACGTCAAAATTTATAATTATTGTAACTTGAAAGAGCCATAAATAAGTATAATAGGAAAACGGTTAGAATAAAATAATTGCTTAACTCAACTTTTTTATTAGGGGAAAATTCAATAGAATATCAATTAGTGTATTAACAATACTTAAAACTAAACCTTTTACTTACTAAGGCACTTTTTATAGGTTCCCAAATATTTATTATAAAAAATACAAGACACCCAACTATTATAGTTGCAATATTAAAGTAATAATTGTTTTTCATAATTGCTGATAAAATAAAGAAAAACATTACACAAATCATAAATACATCTTTTATGCCAAACTTTTTATTCATATTAATCCCCATTTTTTACATATATTATAACGGAATTTACTTCATAAGTATATGATTTTTATATAAAAAGAGTGCAGCCCCATGACATGGGAATGCACTCTCTCCATACTAGCATTAAATTATTATCCTATAAACTGCTGAGTCCAGTACAATCTTCCGCTGGAGTTCTTTGCTACTCCTACACCAATCTGTGTAAAGGATGCTTTAAGGATGTTTGCCCTGTGTCCGGGTGAATTCATCCAACCCTTCATTACTTGTTCAGGTGTAGTCTGTCCCATTGCAATGTTTTCGCCTGCGGTTCTGTAGCTGATACCATATTTCTTCATCATATCAAAGGGTGAACCGTAAGTCGGTGAATTGTGGTCAAAGTAGCCCAGTTTAGCCATGTCCTGTGATTTGAGGGTTGCTGTTTTATTTACCTGAGCATTCATTGTTAAAGGTTTTAAACCATTTTTTGCTCTTTCTGCATTAACGAGTTCCACAACTCTTTTCTGGAAAGCTGCATAGTCACCGCTTACAGCAGGTGTTGCAGCAGGCTTTTGAGGAGCCGGCTTGGTAGCTGATGGTTTTGAAGCAGCAGGCTTAGCTGCTGATGACCCAGACTTCAAAAATGAATTCAATGCAGACTGAATATCTGAATAATTAGTGTTTTTGGCAGTTGAATTATTACAATTCTTTGTATATGCTATTGTTTGCAGCTTATCCATAATATCTGCTGATTCGATATTATTATTGGTAGCTGTAGTCGGCTGATTATAGTTGTTTGGGGCTGTAGTTGTATCAACATTATTTTTAGTTGGGCAATTTGTTGATTTTGAAGTATTGGCGTTCACGTTGTTAACTGCTGATTTGTTAACTGCCGCTGTATTGGAGTCATTTTTACTTTGCGCCGTATTTTGTGAAACTTTAGATATAATTGACTCTAGTGCATTGGATGGTGCTTTAGTTGATTGGCTGATATTTGTTTTATCTTGTGCAGCAATACTTTCTGCTTTTGTTTTTCCAATTGCAAAACCGTTAAAAGCAAAGGCTGATGCGAATATTGCACATGCAGCTACACTTGAAATGACAATAGATGATTTTTTATTCATATCTTACCTCCATTAGTTTAGATTAATTTTACGTTCTTTCCTTCTTCTTGCCTATAATCAGCGTTCTTGCGACGTTGCTTCTGCCAAAAGAATTATCAGCGTAATATTCATCAGCCTACCGGGGTATGGACATTATGTTAACACCAGTGTCCCAATGTAACAACCCCCCAATTTCTTACAGTTAGTATTCGCATATCTGTTCATCGTAGTGGTACTTAGTCGCAGGCCTTGCACGTAATGGGATTGCCAGACAATGACTCGAGATTGAAACATTTTCAGGTTAGTTAATATTGCTATTTTATTTATTGAAATTGGACAAGGTATTGTTTACTTTTAATAAATAAGGGTATTAATATATTCGAAAAATCCACATTGAAAGGTGAGACACTATGGAATGGTTAAATAATCAAAATCCTATATTATTGGCGCTTTTTGCTACATTAGGAACTTGGGCGCTAACAGCATTGGGAGCCGCAATGGTTTTCTTTTTCAAAGAAATAAACCAACGCCTGCTTAATACAATGCTTGGTTTTGCAGCGGGTGTAATGATTGCGGCAAGCTTTTGGTCACTGCTCGCACCTGCAATTGAAATGGCAGAGAAATCATCAAATATACCTGCTTGGCTTGTTGCCGCTCTGGGCTTTCTGGGAGGTGCGGTTTTTCTTTACATGGCCGATAAGATTATTCCTCATATGCATTTAAATTCTAAAGATGGGGAAAGCGAGGGAATATCAACAAAGCTCAGGCGAAGCATACTTCTTGTATTTTCAATAACTTTACATAATATACCTGAGGGACTAGCGGTAGGAGTGGCTTTCGGGGCTGCGGCAAATGGATTTAACAATATAACTTTATTGTCTGCAATTGCTGTTGCAATGGGAATTGGAATTCAAAATTTTCCTGAGGGTGCTGCTGTGTCAATTCCATTACGACGTGAGGGTTTATCACGTACAAAGAGCTTTCTATACGGTCAGGCTTCTGGTCTTGTTGAGCCAATTGCAGGTGTTTTGGGTGCAGCACTAGTAATGTATATTCAGCCTATTCTGCCGTACGCACTTGCTTTTGCGGCGGGAGCAATGATATTTGTTGTTGTGGAAGAACTCATTCCGGAAGCTCAGAGCGGAGGCCACAAAAGCACACATATGGCCACCGCAGGCTGTATTATAGGGTTTACCGTAATGATGATACTGGATGTTGCCCTTGGATAGGCATATATCAACCGGCATTCTTCCTTTTTTCCATTGAAGGAGGAATTCCGTAGTATTTCTTATAAAGTTTGCTGAAGTAAAAGGCATCATCATAACCTACATTTCTTGCAACGGTTTTAATAGGCATATCTCCTGATATCAGCAGTTCCCGTGCTTTTGTAAGGCGAATCCTTATCAGATGATTTATTGGAGATTCACCGGTCTCCTCCTTGAATATTTTAGAAATATAAACCGGGCTCAGGTACATATTGTGAGCTATTCTATACAGAGAAATCTGCTTCATATAATTTGAGCTCAGATATTCAAGAATGTCATTTACAATATAAGTCTTTTCCGAGGTTTGAATATCAAGCCTTGTTTTTTCAGTTCTTTCCTTACTGGCAGTCATCCCCCTGTGCAACAGTGCAGTCAGTTTCATTATGCTGCTTTTAATAAACAGGTCACAGTAAGGCTCGTTTTTTTCCTGTTCGCTTAGTGTTTCATTAATACACTTGATTATTTCAGGTTGATGAAGGGGCAAACTAAAAACGGGCTGGGAGGAGGGCTCAATAAGGAAATTTTCAGGAAGTTCCTTAAACTGTAAATTGCCCAAAGCATAATTAAACTCCTCAATATTAACTCCCTCAGGAATAATCTTTTTATGTTGTACACCGGGGTTTATAATTATAATATTCCCTTTGGTTACTTCATATAATTTATCATCTATTATATATGTAAAATATCCCGACAGGATTATTTTTACTTCCGTAAAGTCGTGGGTATGCAGTGTAATATGGCTTTCGGAATTAGCAAAATTAATAAAAGCATATAACAATGTTGGATTGAAATTTTCAGCACAGATTTGCGGCTTACACAAAAGAATCACCCCCTGTTATTTACAATATATATGTGTAAAGTAATCCTATCTTATCACAAACTAAATTTTATTCCAATCGGCAAACTATGAAAGTTTCTCTATTAATATTGATAAAAATGTACATTACCAGATAAAGAATATCCATTCCATAAGAAAACTTATCAATTATAATTAAAAAGGAAAATTACTGGCATTGTGAAAGGGATTTATTATGGAAAATGTAAAGTGGGTTTGGATGTATATACGAAAATATAAACTCCGAATGTGTATTGCCCTGATATTTGTTTTGGTAGCTTCGGCTCTTTGTATGGTACCCCCATATGTTTCCGGCATAATAATTGACAAGGTAATTAAGCAAAGTCAATATGACCTGCTTTTAAAGCTGTGTATGCTTATGCTAGGAGCTACGGTGATAAAATCTATAATCAGATTTTCGTATCAGATTATGTTTGAAACCATATCACAGGGAGCTTATATGAAAATCAGGGAGAGTATGTACCAAAAGCTTCAAAATATGGATTTCAAATTTTTTGACACTACCAGAACCGGTGACATAATGGCTAGAATGACAGGTGATATGGAGACAGTGCGCCATCTTATTGCGTGGGTAATCTACATGGTTTTTGAAAACGCTACAATATTTATTTTTGCAGTAACATTGTTATTCACAATTAACTGGCAGTTTACTCTGGTTATGCTTCTGGTTGTACCTTTTCTGGCATGGGCTGCTATAAGGCTGGCAGGTGAAGTCAGACCAACTTTCGCAGCAATAAGGGAACAATTCTCAAGACTCAATTCTGTTGTGCAGGAAAATATAAGCGGCAACAGAGTAATAAAGGCATTTGCAACAGAATACATAGAAATAAGCAAATTTGACAAGGAAAACGAAGCCTATCGTCAGAGAAACATGGCTTCTGCAAAAGTATGGTCAAAATATCTTCCTGTTATAGATGCTTTGGCGGGAACTCTTTCGCTGATTATACTGATAGCAGGGGGAATACTTACAATTAATAATAAAATAACCATAGGTGAGTTAGTAACCTTTAACTCTATAGTATGGGCACTGGGTAATCCCATGAGGAATTTCGGCTGGCTTATAAATGACATCCAAAGATTCAACGCATCTGCAGATAAAATACGTGAATATCTGAATAATGAATCTGAAATAAGCAATAT of the Ruminiclostridium papyrosolvens DSM 2782 genome contains:
- a CDS encoding CAP domain-containing protein codes for the protein MNKKSSIVISSVAACAIFASAFAFNGFAIGKTKAESIAAQDKTNISQSTKAPSNALESIISKVSQNTAQSKNDSNTAAVNKSAVNNVNANTSKSTNCPTKNNVDTTTAPNNYNQPTTATNNNIESADIMDKLQTIAYTKNCNNSTAKNTNYSDIQSALNSFLKSGSSAAKPAASKPSATKPAPQKPAATPAVSGDYAAFQKRVVELVNAERAKNGLKPLTMNAQVNKTATLKSQDMAKLGYFDHNSPTYGSPFDMMKKYGISYRTAGENIAMGQTTPEQVMKGWMNSPGHRANILKASFTQIGVGVAKNSSGRLYWTQQFIG
- a CDS encoding ZIP family metal transporter, with translation MEWLNNQNPILLALFATLGTWALTALGAAMVFFFKEINQRLLNTMLGFAAGVMIAASFWSLLAPAIEMAEKSSNIPAWLVAALGFLGGAVFLYMADKIIPHMHLNSKDGESEGISTKLRRSILLVFSITLHNIPEGLAVGVAFGAAANGFNNITLLSAIAVAMGIGIQNFPEGAAVSIPLRREGLSRTKSFLYGQASGLVEPIAGVLGAALVMYIQPILPYALAFAAGAMIFVVVEELIPEAQSGGHKSTHMATAGCIIGFTVMMILDVALG
- a CDS encoding AraC family transcriptional regulator; the encoded protein is MCKPQICAENFNPTLLYAFINFANSESHITLHTHDFTEVKIILSGYFTYIIDDKLYEVTKGNIIIINPGVQHKKIIPEGVNIEEFNYALGNLQFKELPENFLIEPSSQPVFSLPLHQPEIIKCINETLSEQEKNEPYCDLFIKSSIMKLTALLHRGMTASKERTEKTRLDIQTSEKTYIVNDILEYLSSNYMKQISLYRIAHNMYLSPVYISKIFKEETGESPINHLIRIRLTKARELLISGDMPIKTVARNVGYDDAFYFSKLYKKYYGIPPSMEKRKNAG
- a CDS encoding ABC transporter ATP-binding protein gives rise to the protein MENVKWVWMYIRKYKLRMCIALIFVLVASALCMVPPYVSGIIIDKVIKQSQYDLLLKLCMLMLGATVIKSIIRFSYQIMFETISQGAYMKIRESMYQKLQNMDFKFFDTTRTGDIMARMTGDMETVRHLIAWVIYMVFENATIFIFAVTLLFTINWQFTLVMLLVVPFLAWAAIRLAGEVRPTFAAIREQFSRLNSVVQENISGNRVIKAFATEYIEISKFDKENEAYRQRNMASAKVWSKYLPVIDALAGTLSLIILIAGGILTINNKITIGELVTFNSIVWALGNPMRNFGWLINDIQRFNASADKIREYLNNESEISNIEKPAKKEITGFVEFRNVSFGYDNDEVLKNVSLNAKPGETVAIIGPTGSGKSTLVNLICRFYDCSEGEVLVDNVNVKEMDLRTLRSKVSVAMQDVFLFSDTIEGNIAYGVPDAPYESIKQAAGIADADGFISSLPEGYDTIIGERGVGLSGGQRQRIALARAILKDPSILILDDTTSSVDMETEFEIHRTLRSFYNNKTTFIIAHRISSVKNADKIIVLNGGQIIEQGTHKELLNLKGYYYDVYQSQYGDFDGLDEKEVG